In the Acanthopagrus latus isolate v.2019 chromosome 23, fAcaLat1.1, whole genome shotgun sequence genome, one interval contains:
- the LOC119013530 gene encoding E3 SUMO-protein ligase ZBED1-like has translation MSINKLSSLFFSKSSQSHMDKFLYKVPSCSPVLAAELSNSILNMIVTDMRPLSIVEDDGFKAMVSTFHPKYELPSRTFFTKQMEKKYEVIKTKMKQALQETNSIALTTDIWTSIATEAYMGVTCHYIGKNWNMVSHSLTTMPLEERHTASNIAEWIEEVIAKFDIPAKKIKAVVHDNGANVVAAAKILEERHGWASVRCAGHTLNLVVQNSLKYHQAISKCVAAARSLVEHFKKSELACTKLKDKQKQMGCKENMLVQDVSTRWNSTYAMLSRLQEQRWPVTATLSDPAVTQRGKHYLDLKPEQWNLIEELNQVLEPFESATVFMSGQQYVTLSALPHLVQKLKKNIQSPEFESAPVRSFQTHATEQVTERWQRLLEFIPESPNTILLAAALDPRFWKLRFLAAGEVLKVQSAVQAMALAAKQQVGQPTASKHGANNSTAQDTPTAGHAKSMTSFLDSDSTTSDEEQDEEQQLLQTVHQEVLMYFGEHPLSKKENPLTWWEKNAARYPTLAELARSLLCIPATSTPSERLFSAAGNIVSKKRASLSPEHVDMLTFLHSNKVLL, from the exons atgTCAATCAACAAATTatcatctctctttttcagtAAATCATCACAGTCTCACATGGACAAATTTCTCTACAAAGTGCCATCATGTAGCCCCGTGCTAGCAGCTGAGCTTTCAAATAGCATTTTAAACATGATTGTCACAGACATGCGCCCACTAAGCATTGTGGAGGATGATGGTTTTAAAGCAATGGTTTCAACCTTCCATCCCAAGTACGAGCTTCCATCAAGAACTTTCTTTacaaaacagatggagaaaaagtaTGAAGTAATCAAAACCAAGATGAAGCAGGCTCTACAAGAGACCAACAGCATTGCGCTCACTACTGATATTTGGACAAGCATCGCAACAGAGGCTTATATGGGAGTGACATGTCACTATATTGGAAAGAACTGGAACATGGTGTCCCACTCCCTGACGACGATGCCCCTTGAAGAGAGACACACCGCTTCAAATATTGCAGAGTGGATTGAGGAGGTGATTGCCAAATTTGACATTCCAGCAAAGAAAATCAAGGCTGTCGTCCATGACAACGGTGCGAATGTCGTAGCAGCAGCAAAGATTTTGGAAGAAAGACATGGATGGGCATCAGTGAGATGTGCAGGGCACACCCTCAACTTGGTTGTGCAAAACTCACTGAAATACCACCAGGCTATCTCcaagtgtgttgctgctgcgaGAAGCCTTGTCgaacactttaaaaaaagtgaactgGCATGCACAAAGTTGAAGGACAAGCAGAAACAAATGGGTTGCAAGGAAAACATGCTGGTGCAAGATGTCTCCACACGCTGGAACAGCACTTATGCCATGTTGTCCAGGCTTCAAGAACAGAGATGGCCAGTGACTGCCACACTTTCCGACCCAGCAGTGACCCAGAGAGGGAAACACTACCTGGACCTCAAACCTGAACAGTGGAATCTGATTGAGGAGCTGAACCAGGTCCTTGAGCCCTTTGAATCAGCCACAGTGTTTATGAGTGGACAACAATATGTCACACTCTCAGCACTTCCACATCTTGtgcaaaaacttaaaaaaaacatacagagtCCAGAATTTGAGAGTGCACCTGTGAGATCATTCCAGACTCATGCAACAGAACAGGTCACAGAGAGATGGCAAAGACTACTTGAGTTTATTCCCGAATCTCCAAACACCATCCTActtgctgctgctctggatCCCAGGTTTTGGAAACTGAGGTTCTTGGCTGCTGGGGAAGTACTCAAAGTCCAAAGTGCAGTACAAGCCATGGCACTTGCAGCCAAACAGCAAGTGGGGCAGCCCACTGCAAGTAAACATGGGGCaaacaacagcacagcacaagaCACCCCAACAGCAGGACATGCCAAGAGTATGACATCATTCCTGGACTCAGACTCCACCACCAGTGACGAAGAACAGGACGAGGAGCAGCAGTTACTCCAAACTGTACATCAGGAG GTCTTAATGTATTTTGGAGAACATCCCCTTTCCAAGAAGGAGAATCCATTGACATGGTGGGAAAAGAATGCAGCACGCTATCCAACATTGGCAGAGCTGGCAAGGTCCCTGCTGTGTATTCCAGCCACATCAACGCCATCAGAGcgtctgttttcagctgcaggtaACATTGTATCAAAGAAGAGGGCAAGCCTCAGCCCTGAGCACGTTGATATGCTCACCTTCCTTCATTCCAataaagttctcctttaa